From a single Kryptolebias marmoratus isolate JLee-2015 linkage group LG6, ASM164957v2, whole genome shotgun sequence genomic region:
- the ube2al gene encoding ubiquitin conjugating enzyme E2 A, like — MSTPARRRLMRDFKRLQEDPPAGVSGAPSENNIMVWNAVIFGPEGTPFEDGTFKLIVEFTEEYPNKPPTVRFVSKMFHPNVYADGSICLDILQNRWSPTYDVSSILTSIQSLLDEPNPNSPANSQAAQLYQENKREYEKRVSAIVEQSWRDS, encoded by the exons GCTACAAGAAGATCCTCCAGCTGGTGTCAGCGGTGCCCCGTCCGAAAACAACATCATGGTGTGGAATGCAGTCATCTTTGG cCCTGAAGGAACACCGTTCGAGGATG GTACCTTTAAACTCATTGTAGAATTCACAGAAGAATATCCCAACAAACCGCCCACAGTACGATTTGTCTCGAAGATGTTTCATCCAAATG TCTACGCGGATGGCAGTATATGTCTAGACATTTTACAGAACCGCTGGAGTCCCACTTACGATGTGTCCTCTATTCTTACATCTATCCAg TCCCTGCTGGACGAGCCGAACCCCAACAGTCCAGCGAACAGTCAGGCGGCTCAGCTGTACCAGGAGAACAAACGGGAGTACGAGAAGCGCGTCTCTGCTATAGTCGAACAAAGCTGGAGAGACAGTTGA